In Prunus dulcis chromosome 1, ALMONDv2, whole genome shotgun sequence, the following are encoded in one genomic region:
- the LOC117634555 gene encoding ATP synthase subunit beta, mitochondrial isoform X2, whose product MASRRLLSSLARSSVRRAPSKSPISSPNPRIASPSPSSRCASPYGYILNRVAQYATAAAAETTTASSSPKSKDAGKGKITDEFTGKGAIGKVCQVIGAVVDVRFEEGLPPILTALEVLDNSIRLVLEVAQHLGENMVRTIAMDGTEGLVRGQRVLNTGSPITVPVGRATLGRIMNVIGEPIDERGDMKTDHFLPIHREAPAFVEQATEQQILVTGIKVVDLLAPYQRGGKIGLFGGAGVGKTVLIMELINNVAKAHGQSFSKYIHADSKCALVYGQMNEPPGARARVGLTGLTVAEHFRDAEGQDVLLFIDNIFRFTQANSEVSALLGRIPSAVGYQPTLATDLGGLQERITTTKKGSITSVQAIYVPADDLTDPAPATTFAHLDATTVLSRQISELGIYPAVDPLDSTSRMLSPHILGEEHYNTARGVQKVLQDYKNLQDIIAILGMDELSEDDKLTVARARKIQRFLSQPFHVAEVFTGAPGKYVELKESITSFQGVLDGKYDDLSEQSFYMVGGIEEVIAKAEKIAKESAA is encoded by the exons ATGGCTTCGCGAAGGCTCTTATCTTCTCTCGCCCGGTCCTCCGTACGCCGAGCACCTTCTAAATCTCCGATCTCAAGCCCTAACCCTAGAATCGCATCCCCATCGCCATCGTCTCGATGCGCTTCTCCTTATGGCTACATCCTCAACCGCGTGGCCCAGTACGCCACCGCCGCGGCTGCCGAGACAACGACGGCGTCATCATCCCCTAAAAGTAAGGACGCCGGGAAGGGAAAAATTACCGACGAATTCACCGGGAAGGGCGCGATCGGGAAGGTGTGCCAGGTGATCGGAGCCGTTGTCGATGTGAGGTTCGAGGAGGGCTTGCCCCCGATCTTGACTGCACTTGAAGTGCTGGACAACTCGATCCGATTGGTGCTTGAGGTGGCTCAGCACTTGGGCGAGAACATGGTCAGGACCATTGCTATGGATGGTACTGAAGGGCTTGTCAGAGGACAGCGCGTGCTCAACACTGGTTCTCCCATCACT GTGCCTGTTGGTAGGGCTACCCTTGGTCGAATCATGAATGTCATCGGAGAGCCCATTGATGAGAGAGGCGATATGA AAACCGATCACTTTCTGCCCATCCATAGAGAAGCTCCTGCCTTTGTTGAGCAAGCAACTGAACAGCAGATCCTTGTTACCGGAATCAAG GTTGTAGATCTTCTTGCTCCCTACCAAAGAGGAGGAAAGATTGGGTTGTTTGGTGGTGCTGGTGTAGGAAAAACTGTGCTTATTATGGAACTTATCAACAATGTTGCAAAGGCTCATGGTCAGAGTTTTTCGAAATATATACAT GCTGACAGCAAATGTGCTCTAGTGTACGGTCAAATGAATGAGCCCCCTGGTGCTCGTGCTCGTGTTGGTTTGACTGGGTTGACTGTGGCTGAACACTTCCGTGATGCTGAAGGGCAAGATGTGCTTCTCTTTATTGACAACATTTTCCGCTTTACCCAA GCAAACTCTGAGGTGTCTGCTTTGCTTGGTCGTATCCCATCTGCTGTCGGATACCAACCTACTTTAGCTACTGATCTTGGAGGTCTTCAAGAGCGTATTACTACCACCAAGAAGGGTTCCATCACTTCTGTCCAAGCTATTTATGTGCCTGCTGATGACTTGACAGATCCAGCTCCTGCCACCACCTTTGCTCATTTGGATGCCACCACTGTGCTGTCACGACAG ATCTCTGAGCTTGGTATCTATCCTGCCGTCGATCCCCTTGATTCCACATCTCGTATGCTCTCCCCTCATATTTTGGGTGAGGAACACTACAACACTGCTCGTGGTGTCCAGAAGGTTCTTCAAGATTACAAGAATTTGCAAGATATTATTGCTATTTTGGGGATGGATGAGCTTAGTGAAGACGATAAGTTGACAGTCGCCCGTGCCCGTAAAATTCAACGTTTCTTGAGCCAGCCGTTCCATGTTGCAGAGGTTTTCACTGGTGCCCCTGGAAAATACGTGGAGTTGAAAGAAAGCATTACCAGCTTCCAG ggAGTGTTGGATGGAAAGTACGATGACCTTTCAGAACAATCGTTCTACATGGTTGGAGGTATCGAGGAGGTCATTGCTAAGGCTGAGAAGATTGCCAAGGAGTCTGCTGCCTAA
- the LOC117634555 gene encoding ATP synthase subunit beta, mitochondrial isoform X1: protein MASRRLLSSLARSSVRRAPSKSPISSPNPRIASPSPSSRCASPYGYILNRVAQYATAAAAETTTASSSPKSKDAGKGKITDEFTGKGAIGKVCQVIGAVVDVRFEEGLPPILTALEVLDNSIRLVLEVAQHLGENMVRTIAMDGTEGLVRGQRVLNTGSPITVPVGRATLGRIMNVIGEPIDERGDMKTDHFLPIHREAPAFVEQATEQQILVTGIKVVDLLAPYQRGGKIGLFGGAGVGKTVLIMELINNVAKAHGGFSVFAGVGERTREGNDLYREMIESGVIKLGEKQADSKCALVYGQMNEPPGARARVGLTGLTVAEHFRDAEGQDVLLFIDNIFRFTQANSEVSALLGRIPSAVGYQPTLATDLGGLQERITTTKKGSITSVQAIYVPADDLTDPAPATTFAHLDATTVLSRQISELGIYPAVDPLDSTSRMLSPHILGEEHYNTARGVQKVLQDYKNLQDIIAILGMDELSEDDKLTVARARKIQRFLSQPFHVAEVFTGAPGKYVELKESITSFQGVLDGKYDDLSEQSFYMVGGIEEVIAKAEKIAKESAA, encoded by the exons ATGGCTTCGCGAAGGCTCTTATCTTCTCTCGCCCGGTCCTCCGTACGCCGAGCACCTTCTAAATCTCCGATCTCAAGCCCTAACCCTAGAATCGCATCCCCATCGCCATCGTCTCGATGCGCTTCTCCTTATGGCTACATCCTCAACCGCGTGGCCCAGTACGCCACCGCCGCGGCTGCCGAGACAACGACGGCGTCATCATCCCCTAAAAGTAAGGACGCCGGGAAGGGAAAAATTACCGACGAATTCACCGGGAAGGGCGCGATCGGGAAGGTGTGCCAGGTGATCGGAGCCGTTGTCGATGTGAGGTTCGAGGAGGGCTTGCCCCCGATCTTGACTGCACTTGAAGTGCTGGACAACTCGATCCGATTGGTGCTTGAGGTGGCTCAGCACTTGGGCGAGAACATGGTCAGGACCATTGCTATGGATGGTACTGAAGGGCTTGTCAGAGGACAGCGCGTGCTCAACACTGGTTCTCCCATCACT GTGCCTGTTGGTAGGGCTACCCTTGGTCGAATCATGAATGTCATCGGAGAGCCCATTGATGAGAGAGGCGATATGA AAACCGATCACTTTCTGCCCATCCATAGAGAAGCTCCTGCCTTTGTTGAGCAAGCAACTGAACAGCAGATCCTTGTTACCGGAATCAAG GTTGTAGATCTTCTTGCTCCCTACCAAAGAGGAGGAAAGATTGGGTTGTTTGGTGGTGCTGGTGTAGGAAAAACTGTGCTTATTATGGAACTTATCAACAATGTTGCAAAGGCTCATG GTGGTTTCTCTGTGTTTGCCGGTGTTGGAGAACGTACTCGTGAGGGTAATGACTTGTACAGGGAAATGATTGAGAGTGGTGTCATTAAGCTAGGTGAAAAGCAG GCTGACAGCAAATGTGCTCTAGTGTACGGTCAAATGAATGAGCCCCCTGGTGCTCGTGCTCGTGTTGGTTTGACTGGGTTGACTGTGGCTGAACACTTCCGTGATGCTGAAGGGCAAGATGTGCTTCTCTTTATTGACAACATTTTCCGCTTTACCCAA GCAAACTCTGAGGTGTCTGCTTTGCTTGGTCGTATCCCATCTGCTGTCGGATACCAACCTACTTTAGCTACTGATCTTGGAGGTCTTCAAGAGCGTATTACTACCACCAAGAAGGGTTCCATCACTTCTGTCCAAGCTATTTATGTGCCTGCTGATGACTTGACAGATCCAGCTCCTGCCACCACCTTTGCTCATTTGGATGCCACCACTGTGCTGTCACGACAG ATCTCTGAGCTTGGTATCTATCCTGCCGTCGATCCCCTTGATTCCACATCTCGTATGCTCTCCCCTCATATTTTGGGTGAGGAACACTACAACACTGCTCGTGGTGTCCAGAAGGTTCTTCAAGATTACAAGAATTTGCAAGATATTATTGCTATTTTGGGGATGGATGAGCTTAGTGAAGACGATAAGTTGACAGTCGCCCGTGCCCGTAAAATTCAACGTTTCTTGAGCCAGCCGTTCCATGTTGCAGAGGTTTTCACTGGTGCCCCTGGAAAATACGTGGAGTTGAAAGAAAGCATTACCAGCTTCCAG ggAGTGTTGGATGGAAAGTACGATGACCTTTCAGAACAATCGTTCTACATGGTTGGAGGTATCGAGGAGGTCATTGCTAAGGCTGAGAAGATTGCCAAGGAGTCTGCTGCCTAA
- the LOC117634606 gene encoding fruit protein pKIWI502-like — translation MSFTIFQPASVPLLHSHAHLSSPLPPMSILRRLNANHLKLKLRRHRFASVAAAVRQDTALWTQAPLSEIEPAAESLFHVRIDLSDAPDLASSHTRAGQYLQLRVPDESKPSFLAIASPPSLAATKGVFEFLVKSVAGSTAELLCTLKRGDVVELSQAMGKGFEIDRIDPPEKYPTVLIFATGSGISPIRSLIESGFSADTRSDVKLFYGARNLDRMAYQDRFKDWESSGVEIVPVLSQPHDGWTGQSGYVQAAFSRAKQIYNPLSTAAVLCGQKQMTEEVTSILIADGVPSEKILKNF, via the exons ATGTCATTTACAATCTTCCAACCCGCTTCGGTGCCCCTCCTCCACTCCCATGCGCACCTTAGCTCACCCCTCCCTCCCATGTCTATCTTACGCCGCCTGAACGCCAACCacctaaaactaaaactacgCCGCCACCGCTTCGCCAGTGTCGCCGCCGCAGTACGCCAGGACACCGCGCTCTGGACCCAAGCCCCACTCTCCGAGATTGAACCAGCCGCCGAGTCGCTCTTCCACGTCCGCATCGACTTGTCCGACGCGCCCGACCTCGCTTCGTCCCACACGCGCGCTGGCCAGTATCTCCAGCTTCGCGTCCCGGACGAGTCCAAACCCTCGTTTCTGGCCATCGCGTCGCCGCCTTCGTTGGCGGCGACAAAGGGCGTGTTCGAGTTCTTGGTGAAGAGCGTGGCGGGGTCCACAGCGGAGCTTCTGTGCACGCTCAAGAGAGGGGATGTCGTGGAGCTAAGCCAGGCTATGGGGAAAGGCTTCGAGATTGATCGGATCGACCCGCCCGAGAAATACCCAACGGTTCTAATATTCGCCACGGGATCTGGAATAAG TCCAATCCGTTCTCTGATTGAATCGGGGTTTAGCGCCGATACAAGATCAGACGTCAAGCTCTTCTATGGGGCTAGAAACCTCGACAGAATGGCTTATCAG GATAGATTTAAGGACTGGGAATCTTCAGGTGTTGAGATTGTGCCAGTATTATCACAGCCGCATGATGGTTGGACGGGACAAAGTGGTTATGTGCAG GCTGCTTTTTCCAGAGCCAAGCAAATTTATAACCCTCTTTCTACAGCTGCTGTTTTATGTGGGCAGAAGCAGATGACTGAG GAGGTTACCTCAATTCTTATAGCAGATGGAGTCCCCAGTGAAAAAATACTGAAGAATTTCTGA
- the LOC117634586 gene encoding nucleolin 1, with protein sequence MDTRRFMQLVEEKKKRALEKKEAPLKWEQKLEAAAKAKADAEAKERKLKSSKHKRRSVSVSDNDSDTDISDGRRKSSKRTHKKHKKHAHSDTSDSEKRKEKKSKRKPKRHSSSSSDEGSDEYESDYEGNRKRKKRNHKRHRHHDSRSDSGASNSSSDDDIETVKRSHSKHHRRHQRSDSDSSGSYSDEDERRIRRCHSKHHKRHRQLRSLSPDSLSYEDGDVRRKRHAKHHKRHRRSRSHSVDSRSADSDSHLHNRRSRSLGKSSDDNHDEAGKQLRHKRSGHHCHHLHKHRHHHLDEDRDPEPNGKHIEDAKGNATDNNYNDAHEDKICRLIF encoded by the coding sequence ATGGATACCAGGAGGTTCATGCAACTGGttgaggagaagaagaaaagagctttggagaagaaagaagccCCTTTGAAATGGGAGCAGAAACTAGAAGCTGCTGCCAAGGCAAAAGCTGATGCTGAAGCCAAAGAGAGGAAGCTGAAATCTTCAAAGCATAAGAGAAGATCTGTGTCAGTTTCTGATAATGATAGTGACACTGACATCAGTGATGGTAGAAGAAAGTCAAGTAAAAGAACTCACAAGAAGCACAAGAAGCACGCTCACTCTGATACAAGTGACAGTGAGaagaggaaggagaagaaatcCAAGAGAAAGCCAAAGAGACATTCTTCAAGCTCAAGTGATGAAGGCAGTGATGAATATGAGAGTGATTACGAAGGAAataggaagaggaagaagcgAAACCACAAAAGGCACAGACATCATGATTCTAGATCAGACTCCGGTGCTTCCAATTCTTCCagtgatgatgatattgagaCAGTCAAGAGAAGTCATTCGAAGCACCATAGGCGCCATCAGAGGTCAGATTCAGATTCTTCTGGTTCTTACAGTGATGAGGATGAGAGAAGAATCCGAAGGTGTCATTCTAAGCACCACAAACGCCACCGACAGTTGAGATCCCTTTCTCCTGATTCTTTAAGTTATGAGGATGGTGATGTTAGAAGGAAAAGGCACGCAAAACACCATAAACGTCATAGGCGATCAAGATCACATAGTGTTGATTCTAGGTCAGCAGACTCTGATTCCCACTTACACAACAGGAGGAGCAGATCTTTAGGAAAGTCATCAGATGACAACCATGACGAAGCAGGTAAACAGTTGAGGCACAAGAGAAGTGGCCACCATTGCCATCATCTCCACAAACATCGTCACCATCACTTAGATGAGGACAGAGATCCTGAGCCCAATGGAAAGCACATAGAAGATGCTAAAGGAAATGCAACTGATAACAACTACAACGATGCCCACGAGGATAAAATTTGTAGGCTTATCTTTTAA